One window of Verrucomicrobiota bacterium genomic DNA carries:
- a CDS encoding DUF4339 domain-containing protein, producing MQWYYSRNDTPVGPVPEDEFQTLVRNGTITPDTLVWREDMTSWQPLRATQATPPGETISTASATTVKCVECGNQVAPEDALQYQGSRVCARCKPVFFQKIKEGAENIGGAALWRSGKYLVMKKGGTLPDRCIKCNAPAEGYQLRRKLSWHNPLLYVLIFVCNPLIYILVAAVVSKRAVVGVGLCPAHRERRRKQITINLGLCAAGFFMIGAGIAFNSVAVGVLGGVVLLGCLIFAVIITNVVAAGKIDDQYARMRGVCPAYLESLDKWMGGD from the coding sequence ATGCAATGGTATTATTCCAGGAACGACACGCCGGTCGGGCCAGTGCCGGAAGATGAATTCCAAACCTTGGTGCGGAATGGCACCATCACGCCGGATACACTGGTCTGGCGCGAGGATATGACGAGTTGGCAGCCGTTGCGCGCGACGCAGGCAACGCCGCCGGGCGAAACGATCAGCACCGCCAGCGCCACCACCGTCAAGTGCGTGGAGTGCGGCAACCAGGTCGCCCCGGAGGATGCGCTGCAATACCAGGGCTCCAGGGTGTGCGCCCGCTGCAAGCCGGTGTTTTTCCAGAAAATCAAGGAGGGCGCGGAAAACATCGGGGGGGCCGCCCTGTGGCGGTCGGGCAAGTACCTGGTGATGAAGAAAGGCGGCACCCTGCCGGATCGCTGCATCAAATGCAACGCCCCCGCCGAGGGCTATCAGCTCCGGCGCAAACTATCATGGCACAACCCGCTGTTATACGTGCTGATTTTTGTTTGCAACCCGCTGATTTATATTCTGGTAGCGGCGGTGGTCAGCAAGCGTGCCGTGGTGGGCGTTGGATTGTGTCCGGCACACCGGGAACGCCGCCGGAAACAGATCACCATTAACCTCGGCCTTTGCGCCGCCGGCTTCTTTATGATTGGCGCGGGCATTGCCTTCAACAGTGTCGCGGTGGGCGTGCTCGGCGGGGTGGTGCTGCTTGGTTGCCTGATTTTCGCGGTCATCATTACCAACGTGGTGGCCGCCGGCAAAATTGACGACCAGTATGCGCGTATGCGCGGGGTATGCCCGGCCTATTTGGAGTCGTTGGACAAGTGGATGGGTGGCGATTAA
- a CDS encoding RNA methyltransferase — MLRLQVADSFEHPTLAPYQTMRAQRDHHQQRIFVAEGEKIVRRLLETDIVVRSVLLPQKWLPDMRPLIEARPEEVEVFVMEKEILEKLTGFSMYQGLLAVGRIPNPADLGEILRTAPRPLFLVAVDGLSNSENMGALVRNCTAFGAHALLLGETSSHPYMRRAVRSSMGTIFQLPVVECCRLEQTLRQLHAQGIRIVAAHPHTDQRTLSQASLAGDVCVVFGSEGDGISPEVLAVCDETAVVPMSKGVDSLNVGSAAAVFCYEVARQRGKA, encoded by the coding sequence ATGCTCCGCCTCCAGGTTGCCGATTCCTTCGAGCATCCCACGCTCGCGCCCTACCAGACGATGCGCGCCCAACGGGATCATCACCAACAGCGCATTTTTGTCGCCGAAGGGGAGAAGATTGTCCGCCGCCTGTTGGAAACGGACATTGTGGTGCGCTCCGTGCTGTTGCCGCAGAAATGGCTGCCAGATATGCGTCCGCTGATTGAGGCCCGGCCCGAGGAAGTGGAAGTGTTCGTGATGGAAAAGGAAATTCTGGAAAAGCTGACCGGTTTTTCCATGTATCAGGGGTTGCTGGCGGTGGGGCGCATCCCCAACCCGGCGGACCTGGGCGAAATCCTGCGCACCGCCCCGCGCCCGCTCTTCCTGGTGGCGGTGGATGGCCTGAGCAATTCGGAAAACATGGGGGCGCTGGTGCGCAACTGCACCGCCTTTGGCGCCCATGCGCTGCTTCTGGGGGAAACCTCCAGCCATCCCTATATGCGCCGCGCCGTGCGCAGTTCCATGGGTACCATTTTCCAGTTACCCGTGGTGGAGTGTTGCCGCCTGGAGCAAACCTTGCGCCAGTTACATGCCCAAGGAATCCGTATCGTCGCGGCGCATCCGCACACGGATCAGCGCACGCTTAGTCAGGCGAGTCTGGCCGGGGATGTTTGTGTGGTCTTCGGCAGCGAGGGCGACGGCATCTCACCAGAGGTGTTGGCAGTCTGCGATGAGACGGCGGTGGTACCCATGAGCAAGGGGGTGGATTCCTTGAACGTTGGCAGTGCCGCAGCGGTATTCTGCTACGAAGTCGCCCGGCAACGGGGTAAAGCGTGA
- a CDS encoding RHS repeat-associated core domain-containing protein, with translation MNATLKFVLTVIVCTIVTEAQAMRWYSPSTGRWLSRDTIEESGGLNLYAFTQNSPVNEIDAFGERILSLEIRHSGTAEISDSTYLSRVNTWDDYYDVILPGDLGFKHQLVPEHYVYTANSGWGSFQQVKVTRPARTAVGYKFEYVVNRECVAMDTMDKFKISQTITDFSWYKRKKGGVWMLNEQLAWKAPGTVDGPSQVEKITNLKIVAGDMIRDLVDEGDKWEYRLSVAWAVRAEDADNAFEGKHRITLIYSESGGTGKGSILQKPIEVFK, from the coding sequence ATGAATGCCACGTTGAAGTTCGTGCTTACTGTGATTGTTTGCACCATCGTTACCGAAGCCCAAGCCATGCGGTGGTACAGCCCCAGCACGGGGCGATGGTTGTCTAGGGATACCATTGAAGAATCTGGCGGTTTAAACCTGTACGCATTCACGCAGAACTCACCAGTAAATGAGATTGATGCTTTTGGGGAGCGGATTCTGTCCTTAGAGATCAGGCACTCAGGCACGGCTGAAATTTCAGACAGCACCTACCTTAGCAGGGTCAACACTTGGGATGACTATTATGATGTCATTCTTCCTGGGGATTTGGGATTTAAGCACCAATTGGTCCCGGAGCACTATGTGTACACTGCCAATTCTGGGTGGGGTAGTTTTCAACAAGTAAAAGTCACACGGCCAGCCCGTACGGCTGTCGGCTACAAGTTTGAATACGTGGTGAATCGGGAGTGCGTAGCTATGGACACCATGGATAAGTTCAAAATATCTCAAACAATAACTGATTTCTCATGGTATAAGAGAAAAAAAGGTGGTGTTTGGATGTTAAACGAACAGCTTGCATGGAAAGCCCCTGGTACAGTTGATGGCCCTTCTCAAGTGGAGAAAATCACGAATTTAAAAATCGTTGCAGGCGACATGATTAGAGATTTGGTCGATGAAGGCGATAAATGGGAATACCGGTTGTCTGTTGCATGGGCGGTCAGGGCTGAAGATGCAGATAACGCATTTGAAGGTAAACATCGCATTACTCTTATTTATTCCGAAAGCGGTGGAACCGGAAAGGGGTCTATTCTCCAGAAACCAATAGAGGTTTTCAAATAA